The following are encoded together in the Novipirellula galeiformis genome:
- a CDS encoding MerR family transcriptional regulator — translation MSGQFTISQLAKSAGIPTSTIRYYERVGLVEPEGRSQGNYRLYSDESLKKLKFIRAAQTTGFTLDDVKALLLDGSGGTPTCGSVRGLIEDRLIDTDRRLKDLRHVRRVLKSALQQCERQKKSDCCHVVAGLHRG, via the coding sequence ATGAGCGGACAATTCACCATTAGCCAACTAGCGAAATCAGCGGGGATTCCCACGTCGACCATTCGATACTACGAACGGGTCGGTCTCGTCGAACCCGAAGGACGAAGCCAGGGGAATTACCGGCTGTATAGTGACGAATCACTCAAAAAGTTGAAATTCATCCGAGCGGCACAAACGACCGGATTCACGCTCGACGACGTGAAGGCACTGCTTCTAGATGGCTCTGGCGGGACGCCGACCTGTGGAAGCGTTCGCGGGCTGATTGAAGATCGACTTATCGATACGGATCGCCGATTAAAGGACCTTCGCCACGTTCGACGTGTGCTGAAGTCGGCGTTGCAGCAGTGCGAACGGCAAAAGAAGAGCGACTGCTGTCACGTGGTTGCAGGATTGCACCGCGGCTAG
- a CDS encoding mercuric transporter MerT family protein: MHATDTITTPAKPTGNKGAKIAKVGTLVSAIMASACCWLPLVLLAVGVSGAGIAATLEAYRPHFMVITFSFLAAAFYYTYRPKNAYRAKNTSDTAEGHGCCARESPRSEACCPPTTGRFNMMTMNTVMLWGVTAMAVLFLFVPSYVGVFFGGDATAVTGEMNRAAIKVGGMTCEGCSAVVAKTIRTVPGVLAVEINYEKGEAIVGSEIGCPIPKEQILVSLQDAGYTGH, translated from the coding sequence ATGCATGCTACAGATACGATAACGACACCCGCGAAGCCAACCGGTAACAAAGGCGCGAAGATTGCCAAGGTTGGAACGCTCGTCTCGGCGATCATGGCTTCGGCGTGCTGTTGGTTGCCCTTGGTCTTGCTAGCCGTCGGTGTCTCTGGAGCGGGGATTGCAGCAACATTGGAAGCATACCGCCCACATTTCATGGTCATTACATTTAGCTTCCTTGCTGCAGCGTTCTATTACACGTATCGTCCCAAGAATGCGTACCGAGCCAAGAACACAAGCGATACCGCTGAAGGGCACGGTTGCTGTGCGAGGGAGTCACCCCGCAGTGAAGCATGCTGTCCGCCAACCACTGGCCGTTTCAACATGATGACCATGAATACAGTCATGCTGTGGGGCGTGACCGCCATGGCGGTTTTGTTCCTGTTTGTCCCAAGCTATGTCGGAGTGTTTTTCGGTGGTGACGCGACGGCGGTGACGGGCGAAATGAATCGGGCGGCTATCAAAGTCGGAGGCATGACGTGCGAAGGCTGCTCAGCCGTTGTTGCTAAGACAATTCGCACCGTGCCGGGCGTGTTGGCAGTCGAAATCAACTACGAAAAAGGGGAAGCCATCGTCGGCAGTGAAATCGGTTGCCCCATCCCAAAAGAGCAGATTCTCGTATCGCTCCAGGACGCTGGATACACTGGCCATTAA